Below is a genomic region from Halobacterium sp. CBA1132.
CCAGCGTCGACGCGCTCGCCGCCGCTATCGGCCTCCGCGAACTCTGCACCCAGTGGGGCGTCACCGCTCGCGTGTTCGCCGAGGACGACGTCACCAGCGACGACGCCAAAGCGTTCTGCAACCTCTTCGACGTCTCCCTCGACGTCGCCGGGAACTCCCTCGACGACTACGACGGCGCGGTCGCCGTCGGCGGCGGCGGCACCGTCCCGTCGTTCGCCAACCGGCCACCCGTCGTCGCTATCGTCCGCCACCGGCCCGCGGCCGTCGACCACTCGCTCGTCCTCGACGGCGACGACGCCGGCGCGACCTCCACCATCGTCGCGCGGTTCGTCGAACGCGCGGGCGTCACCCCCGAGCAGGACGTCGCCACCGCGCTCCTCTACGGCATCCGCGCAGGCACCCGGGAGTTCCGGCGCGTGCGCTCCCGCGAGGACTTCCGCGCCGCGACGTTCCTCCAAGAGTTCGCCGACCAAGGCACCATCGACGCCTTGCGCGCGCCCGGCATGAGCGGCGAGACGTTCGACGTCATCGGCCACGCCATCGCGAACCGCGAGCGGCGCGCGAGTTTCGCGGTCACGAAC
It encodes:
- a CDS encoding bifunctional oligoribonuclease/PAP phosphatase NrnA translates to MLPEVGTVSTPVLALAAGAVAVGGAGAYALTAALRRRRTESDDENFTRLRDTIAGLESVALVVPENPSVDALAAAIGLRELCTQWGVTARVFAEDDVTSDDAKAFCNLFDVSLDVAGNSLDDYDGAVAVGGGGTVPSFANRPPVVAIVRHRPAAVDHSLVLDGDDAGATSTIVARFVERAGVTPEQDVATALLYGIRAGTREFRRVRSREDFRAATFLQEFADQGTIDALRAPGMSGETFDVIGHAIANRERRASFAVTNVGSVPSVSALEEAADTLLRLDGVSSAAAFGVHEDTVVTACRADDVRTSAMDVLSSAFDQTDALGGDADTATARVPLGLFSRVSSDQQSTLDELIDASTRKALFASFEQA